The DNA segment ATTCCATCAAAGCGCTTAATCAACCAATTATATAAAATTTCATCGACAATTTTTTTAAAAATCGCAATCTTTCTCATTGGAAAAATAAATTTTAGATATTTAGGTTCATACATGCTTGTGTCTATAAAGATTAATCTGTCGTACTCCAAATTATAAATCTTTCTAAGCCCTTCTAATGTTTTTTTTATATTATCGCTAAAATTTTTCATGCCTATGACATAAATTTCATGTAAGTTTTCATCAAGACCTATGTACTTTAGTTCGCCGTAGTCTAAGTCAAGCATTTCCGGCAAAGAAAATACAGTATCTTTTGATATCTCATCTTTTAAGTATCCTGCGTGAATATACGCCGCAACAACCGATGAAAAACATCCGTAATAACTGTAGTATACTATCTTCAGTTTCATCACCACACTGTAAAAATGGTGCTTTTTTGCACCAATTAGATCACTTTTTATCTCTATTGAAAATTCCCAAAAAACTGCTGAATTCTTTCTTTGTATAATCTTTTATCTTAGACATCATTTCTCGCCCACCTGTACTCAGAAACATAAATCCTACAATTGAAAAAACGGCTACACCTATAAGAATCCAAATGCCCCAACCAGCAGAATTGTTTTGCGATGTCGTTCCTTTTTGCGTATTAGTCAAAGTGCCAACTTGTTTCTTCTCGTCTGTACCATATACAGCTTTCGTAAGGACGTCAGCCATAAACTTTGCTGATTCTTCAGCTCTCTGCCTTGTATGGGTATCTGTTCCAAATTCCAGCAGCAACGAATTAGGAGTTAAATCTTGATTGTAGTCGCCACTTCCGTAAAAAATATCTTTTATCAAGTTAGGATATTCTTTATCTGCTATTGCTTTTATTCGAAAAGCCAAGTCTTGGTTTGCTTTTAAATTCGCATTTGTTCTGCCTAAGACAAGTCTAACCCCTGTTGCATTTGTACCAGCTATCTTTCGTATATAATCTTGGTATGGCGCAGCATCCCTGTGTATGTCAAGCAGCAAGTCAGGTCTATCGTTTTTTAAAATTTTTAATGCACCAACACGAGAACGCCTGTATGCCATTGCGTCGTGCGGTAAATAAAGCGTCTCATCGACAAATGTTTTGATGCCCTTCTTTGACAGCGCATTGCTTAACGATGCATCGACTTTATATATGCCTCCATGTCCATAAATGCTGGCAGTTCCATCTGTCGGTATATACGACTCATCACTGTGTGTAGAATACATTGCAATTTTTCTTTCGCCTGTTTTTTGAGCCATTGCTTGAGAAACTTCTTCTATGTTGACATCTGGAAGTTTTACCGTCTTTAAATACGTAGCATAAGCTTTGTCATTTTTTTTATCCACTTTTATTATCTTATACATTTTATTGTCATGCGACAAATACATGTCGTTTACTTTTAAATCCCAAGAAATCCTAAAAAGCACATTATTCGTCTTGTTTAAATACACCGTATAATATCCGCCATCTTTGCCGCTCCAGTCATCGGCATTTACTTTTATAAATGAAAATGATGTGACTAATACTGTAAATAATATAAACACAATCACTTTTTTATTTCTCATCTGAATCATCACTGTCCTTTTTGCGATATTTTTCTCTAATGGCTTTAATATCGTCCTCGCTTAAAAGGCTGCTGGTTAAATGCGGTTCTGTGTTTTTCTTTGATGTACCACCTTGTATTTTTTCCCTTGTTTCACCCAGTATTTCAGAGAAAAATACTGCTACTATCATCGATATGACTACAGTATCAAATGCACCTGCTCCTCCTACAGAAATTGTACCTGGTCTGGCCAAAATTATATTTGTGATACCTTCTGCTAAGTCGCTTAAAATGACTCCCATAACACCAGCAATAAAAGCACATCTTCTTGACCTGCCAAACATATACGCAATCAAACCACTGATAATGCCGTAAACATAGTTAGGCTCTATAAACATAGCTTCTGGTTCACTGGGCAGCAATTTTCCAGCCAAGTAAACAGCAGTTCCCGCCAATATAGATGATACTACAGCATTTATTCTTTCAACGCCTCTTTCCGCTCTTATGAACAAATAAACCGCAACTGCCGCTGGTATCACAGCACCTCCTATATTTATAGATATCTTTTTCCCTAATGGTATATCCGGCAAGAACGTACCTACCATCATTCCCATTATTATTATCAACGCCCATGTGTCTGTCATCTTCATCCTGTCTAAAACTCTGTGAGCGAATCCAAAAAGAACAAACAATCCCGTTATAGATAATATTATGTAAGCAAGTGGCATTTAACATCACCTCGATTTATATCTTTTGCAGTATTAAAAAAAGTATACAAAAAAAACACCTAAAAAGGTGTTTTTTGTTTTTTATTCATTTAAATCTATGTGCTGCCCACTATCAAGATATATTACCCATTCGCATATATTTGTGGCATGATCTGCTATTCTCTCCAGATATCGTGCGACAAATAAGAATTGTGCAGCTTGATCGATGTTTTTTGGATCTTCTATCATATAGGTGAGAAGCTCTCTAAAAATCTGCTTGTATAAGCTATCGACAATATCATCCTTTTGGTTGATGGTCTTAGCTAATTGTGTATCTTGATTCACATAAGAGTCAAGAGACAGCTTAACCATCTCTCTCACAATGTCGCTCATCCTTGGTATGTCAATGAGAGGCTTAATGTACGTCTGATGTGCTATTCTGATTGTGGTTTTTGCTATGTCTACTGCATGGTCTGCCATTCTTTCCAAATCAGTATTTATCTTAAGGCCTGTAAGAACAATCCTAAGATCTCTTGCCAACGGCTGCTGTGTCAAAATTATCCTGGAACATCTATCGTCAATTTCCACTTCTTTTTCATCTATCCTGTCGTCTTGATCGATTACTTTCTGAGCCATTTCTACATCATGGTTTATTAAAGATAATATGGAATTTCCGATAGCTTCTTCAACCATTGCACCCATCTTCAAAATATCATAGTGTAAATCTTCCAACTCTTTTTCAAAGTGTGTCCTATTCACAATAGCACCTCCTTTAACCGAATCTTCCCGTTATATAATCCTCTGTACGTTTGTCACGTGGATTATAAAATATATCCTCAGTTTTTCCTGTCTCAATTATCTCGCCATTTAAGAAAAATGACGTTGAGTCAGACACTCTTCCAGCCTGCTGCATATTGTGTGTAACAATAACTATAGTATATTTATTCTTCAATTGGTCTATTAATTCTTCTATCTTCATGGTTGAAATCGGATCAAGAGCAGATGTAGGCTCATCCATCAAGATTATCTCTGGTTCGATTGCCAATGTCCTTGCTATACACAATCTCTGCTGCTGACCACCTGATAAGCCTAATGCTGAATCATTAAGCCTATCCTTAACTTCATCCCAAAGAGCTGCATCTTTTAAACTTTTTTCAACTATCTCATTTAATATTTTCTTATTTTTCTGCCCGTGTATTCGCGGACCGTATGCAATATTATCGTATATCGTCATTGGAAAAGGATTTGGCTTTTGAAATACCATTCCCACCCTTTTTCTAAGCTCTATTGCATCCACATCCTTGTATATATTTTGATTGTCTATCATTACAGTTCCTTTTATAGTCACCCCATCTATAAGGTCATTCATCCTATTCAATGTCCTTAAAAAAGTAGACTTTCCGCATCCAGATGGGCCAATTAAAGCCATGACGCTGTTTTCTTCCACATCTATATTTATTTTTTTCAAAGCCTGCATCTGGCCATAAAACAAATCAAGATCCCTTACTTCAATCTTTTTCATGAAAAAGGTTTCCCCTTTCTATAATAATTATATTGCATTATTTTCCGCCTGTCATCTTTTTATATAAAATATTTCCAAGCCAACGAGCTAAAATATTAAATAGCAATACGATTATGAGAAGAACTGCCGCTGAACCATCTGCAATTTGTCTGGCATCCGGCGCAAGCCCTTCACTATTAACTTTCCAAATGTATACAGCTAAAGTCTCGGCGGCCCTAAACGGATAAAATGGAGAGTTTGGCATTAATGGATTTAACACTTTAAAATTAAGCATAGGTGTACTCATACCAGCGGTGTATAAAAGCGCAGCAGCTTCTCCAAAAATCCTACCAGATGTGAGTATTATGCCTGTTATAAGCCCCGGCAATGCAGATGGGATTAAAACTTTTACTATAGTCTGCCATTTTGTGGCACCTAATGCAAAACTTGCCTCTTTTAAAGAAGATGAAACGCTTTTTATAGCATCTTCACTGACTCTTGCCATAACAGGCAAATTTAATACAGTAAGAGCCAGCGCGCCTGACATAAGCGAATATCCCCAATGAAGCATATTTACAAAAATTAAAAGTCCAAAAAGACCTACAACAATTGATGGCAGCGATGACAATGTCTCTGTTGACAACCTAATCAACTCAGTTATTTTGCTGGGTCTTGCATACTCTGCCATATAAAGTCCTGCACCAACTCCAATTGGAACTGAAATAATAAGCGTTAGTACTAAAAGCAACAGCGAATTAAATATCTGAGGTGCTATGCCTCCGCCTTTCTCCATAAACTTTGGAGGCGTCAATATAAAATGCAAATTCAATTCGCTTCTGCCTTGATACAATATATACATTATAAGAGATAAGAGAAAAAGCACTATGACTCCTGCTACAACATAAAAGTAAATCGTTGCTAACCTATCGTAAAATTTTGATTTCATTTATACATGCTCCTCCTGCCAACAAGCCTTATTATGAGAATAAATCCGAAAGAAATCAAGAGCAATAATAATGCCAATGACCAAAGGGCATTATTCCAAGTTGAACCAGTAACCGTATTGGCCATATCCATAGTAATAACAGATGTAATCGTGGACATAGGCTGCAAGAACGACAAAGGAATCGCCGGGCTGTTTCCAATAACCATTTGAACCGCCAAAGCTTCACCGAAAGCACGAGCCAGCCCTAATACAACCGCCGTAAGTATACCAGACTTTGCGGCAGGCAATACTACCCTTCTAATCGTCTGCCATCTTGTAGCACCAAGAGCATAAGAAGCCTCTCGTATCTCCCAAGGCAATGACTTAATAGCATCTGTGCTGACACTTGTTATCGTAGGAAGCACCATTATCGTCAATACTAAAATACCTGCCAGCAGACTAAAACCTAATCCACCAATATGTTTGCTGATGAAAGGAACTAAAACGGTAAGTCCAATCCAACCGTATACGACAGAAGGGATTCCAACGAATATCTCCATCGCAGGCTGCAATAAATTTCTTCCAAGTTTTTTCGCTATTTCAACCATGAAGATAGCTGCCGATATGCTAAGAGGTGTGCTTATCAAAATTGCAAAAACTGATACAAGCACAGAACCCAGTATAAACTGAAGTGAACCTATAGCAAGTCCTCCTTGACTATTAGGCCTATCTGGTTTCCATGTGGTCCCAAAAAGAAATTCGCTTATAGAACGCTTATCAACAATAAAAGTTGATAACCCTTTTGTTGCAACAAAGTAGAAAATGGAAACAGTTATAACTATCAATAAGAAAGCACAAATAAAAGCATACGTTTTTCCAATCTTGTCAAAAATCTTTCGTCTTTTGTCATACTTTTCAGACATTTTTTACCTCCTGATATGAATTTTCGACAATACTTTAATTATAGTATCAAAATAAAAAAAAATATTCATTAAGGTAATGTAAAATTTGTGTTAATTTTATGTTAAATCTTAAAATCTTTTACTGATTCATTTAGCAATTGAGCGTAATCAATCAAATCATTTGTAGCTTTTTCCAAGTTTATTATCATCTCATACTCTTCATCAATATTTTTCTCCACAGCACCAGCATTTTGATTAAAACCGGCTGATATTTCTTTCACTATTAACGCATCCGACATTATTTTATCAAGATTTCCTGTTACTTTTTTTATATACTCTTCTAATTCCAAAATATTTTCTTTTGTGATCTTTATATTCATATAAATATCATTGAAATTTTCTTTCGCCCTTTCGCTTATAGACAATCCCTTAGCAATCACATCTTTTTCTTTTTCTATCCTGGTATTAGCGCTGTAAATCTCATCTAACACTTCAGATAGAATAGCCGATGCTTGTACAATAGCATTTTCAGAATCTACGGATAATTTCCTTATTTCATCGGCGACAACCCTAAATCCTCTTCCATGTTCTTTAGCTTTTGCAGCCTCAATTGCTGCATTCAGCGAAAGTAAGTGGGTCTGTTTTGATATATTTTTAATGATATCCACGATGTCATTTATCTTTTTTGAATTTATCACCAATCTTTTAAATAATTCATAAGTATCCTGAACGCTCAAACTAATTGCTTTCATGTTTTCCGCAACATTTTCGATTGCGTTTAAACCCATCACAGCAGTTTCATTCATAACTTTAGCCGAATTTACGGTTTTATCTACATTTAGCATCATCAAATTAGCTGATGATTTAATCTCAACAATATTATTTGTCGTATTTTCTATAGCAATCTTCTGTTTTTCAGAGCCTGATGATATCTCTTTCATGCTTTCAAAGATTTCTTTTGTTTTTTCTATTGATTTTGCAGAAACATCTTTAAAAGTTTCTGCATGTGCATTTAATCCTTCAATTATTTTATAAATTTTCTGTACTATGTCTCTTAAATTAGAAACCATGTAACTTACACTATTTGAAATATTAACTATTTCAAGACTCCCTGTCTTAATATCAGATACAATCTTTAAATCTCCAGTTGAAATTTTATTGAAGACTTTTTGCAATTTTGTTAAAGGCTCTGTAATCCCTTTAGTTCCAATCATTGATAGTATAAATGCAAAAATTAGCGAAAATAAACCTATTAATAAAGTTGCATTTCTTATTTCATATACAGGTTTTAAATAAGCATTTTCACTAACAATAATTACGTATAGCCAATCCTTTTCAATAATATATCTATAGCTTATTAATACGTCATTATTGCTCAGCTTTGTATGTACAAGACCATTATTTTTCTTAAACATCTCAGCTATTTGTGATTTACTGATTACATTGTTTTCTTCTTTTTTTAAACTGCCATCTTGCCATCTTATGGAATTTAGTTGCCTATCAAATATGTAAATTTGTGGTTTAAGTCCTCTTGTAATATAAGAAGCTTTTTCGCTTTCAATGACATATTGAAGTTTGGCTCCAAATTCACTTGAATTATAAGCACCTTCTAAAAGCGAGATTTGATTTATCATGGTTTTTGTGGAACTTGATAAACTATTTTGTATGTCATTGACTATGTAATTTTTTGTAATTGTATATGTAGTAAAGCCTACAATTGTTATAGATATCAATACAAGGATTGAAAAAAGAAGTATCATCTTTGTTCTGATTCTAAGACCAGATATACTCAATTTCTTCATTTATTTCTCTCCTAAACATAAGAGCCAGTATAAATACCAGCTCTTATAAAAATTATTATTTTATATTTTGTTTTTGCCTATTTTAAAGTTACTTTCATGTCATTTATGTTTATAAAACCAAGCTTCTCTGCAGGTCCTTTTTGAACTTCATCAGACATCATAAAATCTAAGAATGCCTTCACAACGCCTTTAGGTTCGCCTTTAGTGTACATGTGCTCGTACGATGCAATTGGATACGTGCCATTTATGACATTTTCTTTTGTAGGCGCAACACCATTGTACTTCAAAGCTTTTACAGAATCGTCAAGATAGGAGAACGCAAGATAGCTTATTGCGCCTTTCTTTTCTGCAACTGTCTTTCTAACAGTACCTGAAGCATCTTCTGTCAACGCCAATCCCTGCACTTCATCTTGTCCACCTAATACGATTTTCTTAAAAGTAGCTCTTGTACCTGAACTTGTAGGTCTATTTATTACAACAATAGGTTCGTCTGGACCGCCAACTTCTTTCCAATTTTTTATCTTGCCTGTAAATATGTCTACCAATTGTTGCTGCGTCAAATTGTCTATCGTCACGTCTTTATTGACAACAACAGCAAAACCTACAACAGCAACTTTGTGATCTACCAATGATTTTGCATCAATACCTGATTTCTCTTCTGCGTATATGTCTGAATCGCCTATATCCGCTGCGCCTTGTGCTACCTGCGTCAAACCAGTACCACTTCCGCCGCCTTGGACATTGATAGTCGCATTAGGATATTTTTGATTAAATAATGTAGCTGCTTGCTCTACTAAGGGCTGTAAAGCTGTAGAACCAACTGCTGTTGCAGTGCCAGAAATATCTTGATTGCTACTTGATTGATTAGATGATCCTGAATTATTAGTATTTGGACCACATGCAGAAAATAAAAACACACTTAAAACCATCAATACAGACAACAAAACTTTTGCTATTTTACTCTTCGACATAATTGCACCTCCGTATTTTTTTTACAAGTTTAGTATAACAGTCTATTGTAAAGCCTGTATTAAGCTTGTGTTAAAATCATGTAAAATCATGTACTATTTTTGCTCTTTAGGCAAAATAATCGTAAATTTTGTGCCTTTGCCAATCTCGCTTTCAACAGCAATAGTACCTTTCATGGATTCTACAATGTGTTTTACAATTGCAAGCCCCAGTCCAGTGCCACCTAATTTTCTGGATCTTCCTTTATCGACACGATAAAATCTCTCAAAAAGTCTCGGTATATTTTCCTTTGATATGCCTATTCCGCTGTCTTCTACTTCTATTACGACATTATTTTCTCTATCGTTTGTGGTGACTTTCACATATCCACCTTCAGGAGTATACTTTATGCCATTGTCAACAAGATTAATAATCATCTGCCTAAGTCTATCCTTGCTGGTCTTAATCACAACATTCCTGCAGTTCAAATCTTTTATAAGCCTTATATTTTTATCATTAGCAGTCTTTTCCATAATATAAAAAATCTCATTAATCTCTTCATCAATTGCAATATCCTCTTTTACAAAACCTTCTTTTAAATTTTCTATCTCAGAAAGCGTTAAAATGTCATTTATTAGCCTTGTAAGCCTTTCAGCTTCAAATTCGATGATCTCTAAAAATCTGTCCCTTCTCTCAACATTATCAATTGCGCCTTCCCTTAATGTCTCAATAAAACCTCTTATAGAAGTAAGTGGCGTCCTTAACTCATGTGATACATTTGCCACAAAATCACTTCTGATTTTTTCTAACTTTCTAATTTCCGTTATATCATTTATTATGACAACAAATCCTAATTTTTTATGCGTGACTTGATGAACGATTGGACTGGAGTATATTTTTAGATGTTTGTTAAATGTGTCAATCTCAAAGTTATCTATATTGTATCCCTTATCCTTTATGATTTTTTCTAAAACATCGTGAAATTTCGAATTTCTCACAACATCCAATATGTGTTTCCCAACTGCATAATTGTCCTTAATGCCAAGCATTGTCCGAGCCGAATCATTTATGAGCAAAATTTTCTCATTTTCGTCAAAAGCTACAACGCCATTTACTAAACTTTTCAAGATAGCTTCTAACTTTGCATTTCTATCGTACAGCTCGTCTATCGTCTCTTGAAGCTTGTCCGACATTGTATTTATGGCAAATGATAATTGACCAATCTCATCGATTGATTTTATCTCAATTCTATGCTCGTAATTGCCTTTCGTTATCTCTTTAGCAACATCGGTAATCTCATTGATAGGCTGAACAATACCTTTTATTAGCCTGTAACCAAAAAAGTTGCTGACAATTAGCCCAAAAAGCATCCCGATGACAAACCTCACCATTGACACTTTCCCAATAAAAAAAAATGATGTTGCCAAGATGCCTAAAAAGCTTATGATAAAATAGGTGTAGTACAGTTTTTTAAACATCACTTTCACCTGTATCCTTTAATTTGTACCCGATGCCACGTACAGTTTCAATATATACTGGAAGCTTATCGTCATCTTCTATCTTTTTTCTCAAATGCCGTATGTGGACATCTACAGTTCTTGTTTCGCCAGCGTATTCATATCCCCATACCTTGTCCAACAAATAATCTCGAGTCAAAACTTTGCCTCGATTTTTTGATAGAAGCTTTAAAAGCTCAAACTCTTTTAAAGTGAGATCAAGCAATTCATTGCCTT comes from the Thermoanaerobacterium aotearoense genome and includes:
- the phoU gene encoding phosphate signaling complex protein PhoU, whose product is MNRTHFEKELEDLHYDILKMGAMVEEAIGNSILSLINHDVEMAQKVIDQDDRIDEKEVEIDDRCSRIILTQQPLARDLRIVLTGLKINTDLERMADHAVDIAKTTIRIAHQTYIKPLIDIPRMSDIVREMVKLSLDSYVNQDTQLAKTINQKDDIVDSLYKQIFRELLTYMIEDPKNIDQAAQFLFVARYLERIADHATNICEWVIYLDSGQHIDLNE
- the pnpS gene encoding two-component system histidine kinase PnpS, which gives rise to MFKKLYYTYFIISFLGILATSFFFIGKVSMVRFVIGMLFGLIVSNFFGYRLIKGIVQPINEITDVAKEITKGNYEHRIEIKSIDEIGQLSFAINTMSDKLQETIDELYDRNAKLEAILKSLVNGVVAFDENEKILLINDSARTMLGIKDNYAVGKHILDVVRNSKFHDVLEKIIKDKGYNIDNFEIDTFNKHLKIYSSPIVHQVTHKKLGFVVIINDITEIRKLEKIRSDFVANVSHELRTPLTSIRGFIETLREGAIDNVERRDRFLEIIEFEAERLTRLINDILTLSEIENLKEGFVKEDIAIDEEINEIFYIMEKTANDKNIRLIKDLNCRNVVIKTSKDRLRQMIINLVDNGIKYTPEGGYVKVTTNDRENNVVIEVEDSGIGISKENIPRLFERFYRVDKGRSRKLGGTGLGLAIVKHIVESMKGTIAVESEIGKGTKFTIILPKEQK
- the pstB gene encoding phosphate ABC transporter ATP-binding protein PstB; translated protein: MKKIEVRDLDLFYGQMQALKKINIDVEENSVMALIGPSGCGKSTFLRTLNRMNDLIDGVTIKGTVMIDNQNIYKDVDAIELRKRVGMVFQKPNPFPMTIYDNIAYGPRIHGQKNKKILNEIVEKSLKDAALWDEVKDRLNDSALGLSGGQQQRLCIARTLAIEPEIILMDEPTSALDPISTMKIEELIDQLKNKYTIVIVTHNMQQAGRVSDSTSFFLNGEIIETGKTEDIFYNPRDKRTEDYITGRFG
- the pstC gene encoding phosphate ABC transporter permease subunit PstC, which encodes MSEKYDKRRKIFDKIGKTYAFICAFLLIVITVSIFYFVATKGLSTFIVDKRSISEFLFGTTWKPDRPNSQGGLAIGSLQFILGSVLVSVFAILISTPLSISAAIFMVEIAKKLGRNLLQPAMEIFVGIPSVVYGWIGLTVLVPFISKHIGGLGFSLLAGILVLTIMVLPTITSVSTDAIKSLPWEIREASYALGATRWQTIRRVVLPAAKSGILTAVVLGLARAFGEALAVQMVIGNSPAIPLSFLQPMSTITSVITMDMANTVTGSTWNNALWSLALLLLLISFGFILIIRLVGRRSMYK
- a CDS encoding methyl-accepting chemotaxis protein, giving the protein MKKLSISGLRIRTKMILLFSILVLISITIVGFTTYTITKNYIVNDIQNSLSSSTKTMINQISLLEGAYNSSEFGAKLQYVIESEKASYITRGLKPQIYIFDRQLNSIRWQDGSLKKEENNVISKSQIAEMFKKNNGLVHTKLSNNDVLISYRYIIEKDWLYVIIVSENAYLKPVYEIRNATLLIGLFSLIFAFILSMIGTKGITEPLTKLQKVFNKISTGDLKIVSDIKTGSLEIVNISNSVSYMVSNLRDIVQKIYKIIEGLNAHAETFKDVSAKSIEKTKEIFESMKEISSGSEKQKIAIENTTNNIVEIKSSANLMMLNVDKTVNSAKVMNETAVMGLNAIENVAENMKAISLSVQDTYELFKRLVINSKKINDIVDIIKNISKQTHLLSLNAAIEAAKAKEHGRGFRVVADEIRKLSVDSENAIVQASAILSEVLDEIYSANTRIEKEKDVIAKGLSISERAKENFNDIYMNIKITKENILELEEYIKKVTGNLDKIMSDALIVKEISAGFNQNAGAVEKNIDEEYEMIINLEKATNDLIDYAQLLNESVKDFKI
- a CDS encoding DUF3189 family protein translates to MKLKIVYYSYYGCFSSVVAAYIHAGYLKDEISKDTVFSLPEMLDLDYGELKYIGLDENLHEIYVIGMKNFSDNIKKTLEGLRKIYNLEYDRLIFIDTSMYEPKYLKFIFPMRKIAIFKKIVDEILYNWLIKRFDGIKNLAEELKKYGFEEKT
- a CDS encoding phosphate ABC transporter substrate-binding protein is translated as MSKSKIAKVLLSVLMVLSVFLFSACGPNTNNSGSSNQSSSNQDISGTATAVGSTALQPLVEQAATLFNQKYPNATINVQGGGSGTGLTQVAQGAADIGDSDIYAEEKSGIDAKSLVDHKVAVVGFAVVVNKDVTIDNLTQQQLVDIFTGKIKNWKEVGGPDEPIVVINRPTSSGTRATFKKIVLGGQDEVQGLALTEDASGTVRKTVAEKKGAISYLAFSYLDDSVKALKYNGVAPTKENVINGTYPIASYEHMYTKGEPKGVVKAFLDFMMSDEVQKGPAEKLGFININDMKVTLK
- the pstA gene encoding phosphate ABC transporter permease PstA; amino-acid sequence: MKSKFYDRLATIYFYVVAGVIVLFLLSLIMYILYQGRSELNLHFILTPPKFMEKGGGIAPQIFNSLLLLVLTLIISVPIGVGAGLYMAEYARPSKITELIRLSTETLSSLPSIVVGLFGLLIFVNMLHWGYSLMSGALALTVLNLPVMARVSEDAIKSVSSSLKEASFALGATKWQTIVKVLIPSALPGLITGIILTSGRIFGEAAALLYTAGMSTPMLNFKVLNPLMPNSPFYPFRAAETLAVYIWKVNSEGLAPDARQIADGSAAVLLIIVLLFNILARWLGNILYKKMTGGK
- a CDS encoding DUF1614 domain-containing protein, which produces MPLAYIILSITGLFVLFGFAHRVLDRMKMTDTWALIIIMGMMVGTFLPDIPLGKKISINIGGAVIPAAVAVYLFIRAERGVERINAVVSSILAGTAVYLAGKLLPSEPEAMFIEPNYVYGIISGLIAYMFGRSRRCAFIAGVMGVILSDLAEGITNIILARPGTISVGGAGAFDTVVISMIVAVFFSEILGETREKIQGGTSKKNTEPHLTSSLLSEDDIKAIREKYRKKDSDDSDEK
- the spoIIP gene encoding stage II sporulation protein P; protein product: MIQMRNKKVIVFILFTVLVTSFSFIKVNADDWSGKDGGYYTVYLNKTNNVLFRISWDLKVNDMYLSHDNKMYKIIKVDKKNDKAYATYLKTVKLPDVNIEEVSQAMAQKTGERKIAMYSTHSDESYIPTDGTASIYGHGGIYKVDASLSNALSKKGIKTFVDETLYLPHDAMAYRRSRVGALKILKNDRPDLLLDIHRDAAPYQDYIRKIAGTNATGVRLVLGRTNANLKANQDLAFRIKAIADKEYPNLIKDIFYGSGDYNQDLTPNSLLLEFGTDTHTRQRAEESAKFMADVLTKAVYGTDEKKQVGTLTNTQKGTTSQNNSAGWGIWILIGVAVFSIVGFMFLSTGGREMMSKIKDYTKKEFSSFLGIFNRDKK